GATTTTTTGGTGAACCGGGCGCGGCCCTTCATCTACACGACGGCCTTGCCGCCGGCCTTGGCCGAGGCCGCCCGCGAGGCCCTGCGAATCGTCGTCGGCGAGCCGGAGCGGCGGTCGGCGCTGTGGGATCGGGTGCGGGATTTTGACGCGGGCGCGGGACGGGCGCGGTCCCCGATCGTTCCGGTGCTGGTGGGCGCGGCCGAAGCGGCGGTGGCGATGAGCCGCGCGCTTGCGGAACGCGGGTTCTGGGTCTCGGCGATCCGCCCGCCGACGGTGCCGCCGGGGACGGCGAGGTTGCGGGTGACCTTGATGGCGACGCATACCAAGGAAGACGTGGCGGCCTTAAGGTCGGCACTGCAAAATGTAGGGACGAACCTTGTGTTCGCCCCCGAGCACGGAGGGGAGGGCGAACACAAGGTTCGTCCCTACAAATCCTGATGCACTCGAACGCCCAACACCTCAAAGACCTCGACCGCCGCCTCGTCTGGCACCCCTTCACCCAGATGCAGGAGTACATGGCCGAAGAGCCGATGATCGTCGAGCGCGGCGAGGGCTGCCACTTGATCGACATCGAGGGGCGGCGCTACCTGGACGGCGTCTCCTCGCTGTGGGTGAACGTCCACGGCCACCGCCGCGCCGAGATCGACGCGGCGATCCGCGCCCAGCTTGACAAGATCGCCCACTCCACCCTGCTGGGCCTGGCCAACGTCCCCTCCATCGAGTTGGCCGAGCGCCTGCTGCAAGTCGCCCCGCGCAACCTGAAAAAGGTCTTCTATTCCGACAACGGCGCCACCGCCGTCGAGATCGCGCTCAAGATGGCGTTTCAGTATTGGCAGCAGCGGGGCGGCGCCGACGCGAAGAAGATCCGTTTCGTGACGCTGCGCGACGCCTATCACGGCGACACCCTGGGCTCGGTCAGCGTCGGCGGCATCGACCTCTTCCACAAGGTCTTCCGCCCGCTGCTCTTCGAGTCCCTGGTGATCGAAAACTTCAGCTTCGAGCAGGCCAGCGAGCTCTTCGCGAGACACTCGGGCGAGATCGCCGCCTGCGTCGTCGAGCCGATGATCCAGGGCGCCGCGGGGATGCGCACCCAGCCGCCGGGATTTTTGACGCACCTTCGGAAGCTTTGTGACGCGCACGGCGCCTTTCTGATCTGCGACGAGGTGGCGACCGGTTTCGGGCGCACGGGGAAGATGTTCGCGGTCGAGCACGAGGGCGTCGCGCCGGATTTCCTCTGCCTGGCGAAGGGGATCACCGGCGGCTACCTCCCGCTGGCGGCGACGCTCACCACCGAGCGGGTCTTCCAGGGCTTCTGCGGCGCCTACCGCGACTTCAAGACCTTCTTCCACGGGCACAGCTACACCGGCAATCCCCTGGCCTGCGCCGCGGCGCTCGCCAATTTGAAGATCTTCGAGGAGGAGCGGGTGATCGAGCGCCTGCAGCCCAAGGTAGCCTTGCTTAGCGAGGCCTTGCGGCGCTTCGCCGCGCACCCCCAGGTCCGCGAGGTGCGGCAGATCGGCCTGATGGCGGGGATCGAGCTGGTCGCCGATAAGGCCGCCGGGACGCCTTATCCGCTGGAGGCGAAGATGGGATTTCGGGTCTGCCGCGCGGCGCGCGAGCGGGGCGCCCTGCTCAGGCCGCTTGGAAACGTCCTGGTCGTCTTGCCGCCCCTGGCGATCGAGGCGCGGGACTTGCAGGCCCTGTTGGAAATTTTATGGGAATCGCTTGAGGAAACGACGCGCAATCTCTAGATCCCCAAACTTAGACACTTCGGCACTGCGACACGCCGACACTTGACTATGGCAGGACTCTTCATCACCGGCACCGATACCAACGTCGGCAAGACCCTCGTCACCGCGGGCCTCGCGGCCTACCTGCGCGAGCGCGGCGTCGACGCGGGGGTGATGAAACCGGTCGAGAGCGGCGGGCTCTCCGGCGCGCCTTCCAGCGATTCGGTCTTCCTGAAAAAAATCTCTCAGTCCTCCGACGACCTCGACCTGATCAACACCTATGCCTTCGAGCCGCCGCTGGCGCCGGGCGTGGCGGCGGCGCTGGAGGGCGTCGAGATCTCCTTCGACCGCATCCTCGAATCCTTTCGCCGCCTCGAGCTGTTGCACAAGACGGTCCTGGTCGAGGGCGCTGGCGGGCTGCGCGTCCCGCTGGGTCCGGGGCGCTGCGTGAGCGACCTGATCGCCGCCCTCGAGATCCCGGTCCTGGTGGTGGCGCGGATGGGCCTGGGCACGATCAACCATACGCTCTTGACTCTGGAGGCCCTGGAACGCCGCGAGATCCCGGTCGCGGGGATCGTCCTCAACTGCGACCGGAAGGAGGCGGACCCCTCGGCCAAGCACAACCTGAAGACCCTGGCCGAGTGGACCTCGGTACCGATCTGGGGCGTGATCGCCCACCTGGACAGGCCGCGGGACCGCCGGGAGATCCTGGGCAAGATCAAGGTCGGGATCGGCGCGGCGGTGGAACGGTATTTCGGGATCGCCTGAGGCCGAAACCTTCCAGGGTTTGGAACGACAAGATTGGAATAACGGGTTAGGGAGTGACGACGAGTGCCGACAAGATGAATAAAGCCGAAACCAATTCCTCCGTCTGGATCGGCGGTCCCAAGACCGACCTGATCTTCTTCTGCTTCGGCTGGGTGCCGGTGTTTCTGGCCTTCGTCCTCGCCTTCGAGGCGGGGCGCAAGCAGGATCTGTGGCCCGCGTTGATCGCCTTCGTCCTGATGATCAGCTTCATCCACCGCCATCTCACCTTTCCCTTGGTCTACGCCGACCCCGACCAGCTCGCCGCGCGCAAGAAGGCCTATGTCCTCTTTCCCTTCCTCTTCTTCCTGCTGACCCTGGCGGGCATCCTCTACGTCGAGCCGGGCCTGGGCCCCAAGGCGAGGCCGGTGCGGCCCTTGCTGGCGGTCTTGGTCTTCCTCTCGGTGGTCTGGAATATCTACCACACGCTGATGCAGAAGATGGGTATCCTGCGCGTCTACTCGCGCAAGGCGGGCTACGGCCGGCCCTGGATCGACAAGGCGATGATCTGGGTCTGGTTTCTGTTTCTGCTCCTGCAGCTGGCCTCGAGTCCCAAGGTGCAGCAGGAGGTGGTGCGCTTGAGCGCCGCCGGCAGGATGCTCAACCGCGTCTTCGAGCCGTTGCTGCCCGTCATGCCCTATTTGGCGGGCGCGGCCCTGGCCGCGGGCCTCGTCATCACCGGCTTTTACCTGAAGCAGGAATTCTCTCACCGCGGCCGCTTCCACTGGCCGAAGAACCTCTTCGTGCTGAGCGTCCTGCTGCTCTACGCCACGCTGGGCTACGACTTCGTCGCGGGCTACGCGGCCTTCGGCTTCTCCCATGCCATCGAGTACATCGCCTTCGTCAACGTCTTCTCCCGGCGCAAGTACCTCGCGCGTCCCGCCGAGTCCTCGCCGCTGGCCGCCTGGATCCGCCGCCAGGGTTGGAGCTTCGGCGTCTTCGCGGCGGGGATGGTGACGATCTTCCTGCTTTGGCGCCATTGGTCCTGGACCACGCTGGGCTGGTACATCCTGGCGAGCAGCTTTCTGCACTTCCTCTATGACGGCTGGATTTGGAAGGTCCGCGACCCGAAGGTGGCCCAGCCGCTCGGCATCCGCCCGCAGGAGGCCTGAGAAAATTTTCGCTTCAAAAATAGAAAGAGGGAACCCCTCGCGGGATTCCCCCTTTCCTCTTCCAGGTCCAAAACTTATTGCAGCGAAGCCAGGTCGGTGACCGCCGTGATCTC
The window above is part of the Deltaproteobacteria bacterium PRO3 genome. Proteins encoded here:
- the bioA gene encoding adenosylmethionine--8-amino-7-oxononanoate transaminase, yielding MHSNAQHLKDLDRRLVWHPFTQMQEYMAEEPMIVERGEGCHLIDIEGRRYLDGVSSLWVNVHGHRRAEIDAAIRAQLDKIAHSTLLGLANVPSIELAERLLQVAPRNLKKVFYSDNGATAVEIALKMAFQYWQQRGGADAKKIRFVTLRDAYHGDTLGSVSVGGIDLFHKVFRPLLFESLVIENFSFEQASELFARHSGEIAACVVEPMIQGAAGMRTQPPGFLTHLRKLCDAHGAFLICDEVATGFGRTGKMFAVEHEGVAPDFLCLAKGITGGYLPLAATLTTERVFQGFCGAYRDFKTFFHGHSYTGNPLACAAALANLKIFEEERVIERLQPKVALLSEALRRFAAHPQVREVRQIGLMAGIELVADKAAGTPYPLEAKMGFRVCRAARERGALLRPLGNVLVVLPPLAIEARDLQALLEILWESLEETTRNL
- the bioD gene encoding dethiobiotin synthase, whose translation is MAGLFITGTDTNVGKTLVTAGLAAYLRERGVDAGVMKPVESGGLSGAPSSDSVFLKKISQSSDDLDLINTYAFEPPLAPGVAAALEGVEISFDRILESFRRLELLHKTVLVEGAGGLRVPLGPGRCVSDLIAALEIPVLVVARMGLGTINHTLLTLEALERREIPVAGIVLNCDRKEADPSAKHNLKTLAEWTSVPIWGVIAHLDRPRDRREILGKIKVGIGAAVERYFGIA